AACCCAGTCTTTTCGTCATCCACACCGTTTTTGGGGTATGGACCCCGTCGCCCGAATTCCAGTGAGCGTCGCAACCTACGCCTCGGAAGGCGCGACCAACGCCTACGTCGTCGGCACGAACGGCGCGATTCTCGTCGATCCGGCCGCCCGAAGCGACGACCTCGACCGTGAAGTTGCGAAGCGACGCGTCAAACACGTCCTCGTGACTCACACCCATCCCGACCACGTCGGCGCGGTGGCCGCCTACGCCGAGGAGTGCGGCGCGACGGTCTGGGCACGCCGTGGGCGTGAAGCCGCCTTCGAGCAGGCGACGGGTATCGACCCCGACCGCACCTTCGTTGAGGGGACGACGCTCACCACGCAGAGTCGAGACGAAGTGACTGTCCTCGACACGCCCGGCCACGCCCGTGACCACGTCGCCCTCGCCACCGACCACGGCATCTTCTCCGGCGACCTCGCAGTTCAGGAGGGGAGCGTCGTCGTCGCGGCAGGCGAGGGCGACGTTCGCGCCTACCTCACGGCGTTGCGGCGACTCGCCGCCCGCAATCCTCCACGACTCTATCCCGGCCACGGGCTGATCATCGAGAACGTCAGGGAGACGTGCGAACGCCTCATCCGCCACCGGCTCGACCGCGAAAAGCGCGTGCTCGCGGCGGTCCGTGAAGGGGCGACCTCCCTCGACGCCATCACCGACGCCGCCTACGACAAGGACATCTCTGCGGTGCGGTCGCTCGCGGAGGGCACGGTCGCCGCGCACCTCGAAAAACTCGATGTTGAGCACAAGCTCTCGTGGGACGGCACGCGGGCCACCCCGCGCTGACGACGCGCTTTTCAGCGCCGGGGCGGTAGCAAGCGTGTGCAAAGTCTCGAAGCCGAACTCGAAGATGCGCGAGCACTCTCCATTTCCGAGCTAGCCGACGCCATCGAGTCAATCGGCTTCGAGTGTACGCGGTGTGGTGCCTGCTGTAAAGCCGACGACGCGGACCCCCACACCGCGACGATTTTTCCCGACGAAGTGCGCGACATCCAGCAGACCCACGAATACGACTGGCGCGACGTGGCCCGCCCGATGCCCTACGGTTTAGACGAAGCGGGCGCGGGCGAGACGTTCGAGTGGGCCATCCAGACCACCGGGTGTGGCGACTGCTCGTTTTACGTCGAGGAGGACGGCGTCGGAGCCTGCTCAATCCACGACGACCGCCCGCTCATCTGCCAGACCTACCCGTTCAGCGTCGCGCTCGGCGGAACCAGCCAGCCGATGGGCGAAGCCGTAGACCAGCAGGGAATGGTCCGCGCCCACGAATGCGAGGGGCTCGGCCGCGACATCTCGCGAGCGGAGGCAGAAGAACTGGCCGCGGCGCTCAAAGAACGCGCCATCCGTGAACTCGAAGAGGCAGTCGGTGTCCGCGACAACTACGCCGTCACGAATCCTGCTGACGAAGACGTTGTCGTCCACGATTCAGAGGGCGCAAAGCGAGCGGACGGGACGCCAATCGAGGAGTAGCGGTGAGTCGCAGGCGGTGGCGGTGAATCGGTTCAGGGTCCAGTCGCGCTCTTGGGAAGGCGCGCAACCGCGGCGATGCCACAGGCCGCCACCAACCCGGCGACGACGAATGCCGTCGTCCACGAGAGCGTCTCGACGAGCCAACCAGCGGCGACGGGTGCGACCAGCGACCCGGTGATGGACAGCGTCATGAGCACCGAGAGACTCGTCCCCGCCGACTCGGTGGGGGCGACCTCCTCGACGAAGACGTAGAAGACGCCCGTGCCGAGTTGGGACCCGATACCGGCGAGTAACAGCGCGGCCGCGAAGCCGACCACCGACGTGGAAAGCCCCGCACCGACGAGTGCCGGCACGACGAGCAAGAACGCCGCGACGATCACTGGCCGGCGACGACCGCCAAGCCGGTCAGAGAGCCAGCCGCCGCCCGGCCGAGCGACCAGCCCCATCGCGGGAACCAGCGCGGTGAGCGCGCCGGCGACCGCGATGTCTACGCCGACGACTTCGGTGGCGTAGGTCGGCATCCACGAATTCAGAAACACGAACAGCGAGTAAGCACAGAAACTACTGAGTGCGATAGCCAGCACGCGACGGTTCCCCAGCGCAGCGACGAAGTTCCCCGCCGAGAGTGCCGACTCGTTTCTGACTGGCTGGTCGAGCGCCCAGACGAACAGTGGGAGCCCACAGAGGGTGACGACGCCGTACACCGCCACGACGCCTTGCCAGCCGAGAAACGGCACGAGCGTCGGCCCGGCGGCCTGCGCGAGGGTGACCCCGGCGGGCGCGCTCGCGACGAACAGACTCGTTCCGAGAGCGCGACGTTGCGGGGGAAACGACTGGCTGACGATGTTGGCGTTCGCCGTCCAGAGGAACACGGCCGCGATGCCGCCGACGAATCGCGTCGCGAGAAACGCGGGATACGTCGTCGTAACGAGACTCGCTGCCGAGACGCCGAGGAACAGAACTGCCCCGGCCAACACGAGTCTGCGGTTGTCGTACCGGTCCATCAGGAAGCCACTCGGAATCTGGAACAGCGCCCACGCAAGAAAGACGACGCTGATTGCGAGTCCCGCGGCGGGTTTGTCGATGGCGAAGGCGGTGACGAACGAGGGAAGAATGCTCGCCGGGGCGAACAGATACGCGTTGAATCCAATGGAAACGATAGCACACCCCGCGAGCGCCAGCCACGGACGCCGAGCGGATGCCGTGGAAGTCATGGCGAATCAACTGTCGGTGACGACAAAACCTCGGGGGTTGCGGCACCTTTGTCGGAACACACTCGACGACCGTCACTGACAGGTGAACAACACCTTTACCCGTCACCCGAGATGGGAGCGTATGCGCGGCCCGCTCCACGCCCTCTGGAACACCCGTCTGATTGGGACGTATCTCAAATTCAGAGTCGGCATCGTCCTCGCAGCCTTGCTTGCGATGGGAGCGGGCGTCGTGGCCCTCGGAATCGGTGGCGTCGCTGGAACGGTCGCCCTCTTTGGCCTTGTCCTGCTCGCCTTTCTTACCCTCTGGTTCGTCGTTCTGACGAGGTGACAGTACGTCTCGATTGCTGAGATTGCAACTCCTCGCGCGCCCCGAGACGTTCTGCACCGATTCGAGACAGGTCGGCTTAATAGGTCAAATCCGTGGGTCGTGGGATGCTAACGAAGAATTTGGCCGTCCTCTCTCAGCTTGGGGAAGAGCCAATGCACTCGAACATAGAGGCAATTCCAGTCGAAGTGGAGACAGAGGAGATGATTCTCCACGAGATGCACCTCGGTGAGATGAACGTCGGCTACGAGATTTTCAACGCGCACGTCACCACCGACGAAATGTTCGCGGACCTGCCAGACGGTCGCTGCCAGTCGCCACACTACGGCTACGTCATCGAGGGTCAGCTGACCCTCAGGTACGCAGACGAGGAGGAGACGGTCGCCGCTGGCGAAGTCTATTACATCAGACCCGGACACAACGTGACGCTCGAAGCCGGCACGAAACTCGTGGAGTTCAGCCCGCTCGGCGAAAGCTACGAACAGACGCTCGAAGCTGCCGGTGAGGGCGTAAAGAAGATGGAAGCCTCAGACTGAGGCTGATTTTTGGGCGATAGCAACCCTGATTAGCGTTTGCGGTGCGGCGCGGTCGCGGTGCGGTGGCTCACAGGTTTGCATCCGAGAGCGATTTATCGCTCTCGGCCTTTTTCGCGCACGTTTTTGCGATGAGTGGTGCGCTCCGCGCACCCGAATCGGAAAAAGGTGCGGTCAGAGGACGTCGTCGTCGATGATTTCGCCGACGGCGAAGTTCGACTTGACTTCCGACACTTCGATTTTGACGCGTTCGCCGACCTCGGCACCCGGAACGATGATGACGTAGCCGCGCTCGACGCGCGCGATGCCGTCACCCTGTTTGCCGATGTCTTCGATTTCGACGTAGCGAATCTCACCAATTTCGACCGGTGGCTGGGGCTCAGACGAGACCGTAGACCCGGACGACGCAGATTCACCGGCGTCGCTGCTGGAACTCTCCTCCGCTTCGTGGCGGGAGATGAGTGCGACGCGATAGGTTTCGCCGGCTTCGATGGAGCCGGTTTCAATTTCACGACGTGGGATCTCGACGACGTACTTGTCGTCGGTGACCGTCACGTCCGCGCTGAACAGACACAAGAGCTTATCAGAAATCTCCAAGGGTAAACCTCCGTCGTGAGGTATTGTATGCAACTGATAAAGAAGTACCGCCGCCGTTTCAGCCGACTAACACGTACGACACGGTGAATCTCGGGTGAAAGTGGACGTTAACCTGCTGTACCAACGGACACGCGAGGTGAGAGTCGAATGTGCACCGACGGGGATGAAACCGCACGACTGCGGCGTGTTAACCGGTCGTACCAAACCGGCTAAAGTACCGTCTGTCGTAGGAATTGGTATGAGCACGAGCGCGGCAGCAGCAATCGACCTCTCTGAAAAACAACGGCGCATCCTTCAGTACCTCCGCGAACGCGGGCAAACGAAGACCTACTTCAAATCGCGACTCATCGGCAAGGACCTCGGCATGTCAGCCAAAGAGGTCGGGACGAACATGACCGCAATCGAGAACGGTGAGTTCGACATTCACGTCGAGAAGTGGGGCTACTCGTCGTCTACGACCTGGAAAGTCACCGTTTAGGGTCGTAGCGAATCAGCGATGCCGCGTCCGCAGCGAAGGCAGCGGCCTGCTCGTCGAAGGAGTTCGCGTAGCGGACAAGGAGCGTGAGCAGGGTTTCTGGTTTTTCGAGCGCGTAGCCGTCGGCCCGCGAGAGGACGCCTGCGCGTTCCAGTTCGGCGGCGTACTTGCTCACGGTTGGGCGCGAAACGTCGAGAGAATCTGCGAGCGAGCTCGCGGAGATTTCTGGGTCGCGCAGGAGCGCGATGAGCATCCCTCGGGGCGTGTCCCGACGGAGGTAGCCGAGGGCGACTTGCTCGAAGTCCGAAAACTGGTTCGCGGGGAAAAAGCGCTTGTAATCGCCGTCGCGACGACTCTCGACGGCCCCGGCTTCGAGCAGTCGCCGGAGGTGGTGTTGGGTCTCGCCAGTGCCGAGTTTCAGGTCGTCTCGAATCTTCGAGAAGTGCGCGCCCGGAGTCGCCGCGAGGTAGCCAGCGATGGCTTCGCGGGCGTCGCTGTCGCCCGTGTCCCGGCCGGAATCGACGAGGCGGGCGAGCGGACTCGCCGCACCGAGCGCAGCGAACCGTTTGAGGGTCGCTCGCTTGCTCTCGTCGACGTTCTGGCCTCCAGACATATGCACAGGCATTAGGCGCTCTGCGATAAAACGCCTTCGCTTGTGTGAGACTCACTCACTGCCGGCTTCTGGTTCCTTCTCCACCGACTCGTCGGATTCGAGTTTCGATTTGTCCTTGTCGAGGTCCTTGTCGAGTTTCGAGTCCATCTCTTCGATTGCCTTGTCGATACTCTGCATATCGGCGGAACCGGCTTTGACCGCCTGGGCAGCCTCTTCCATCGCTTCGATATCGACTTCGGCTTCCTGGTCGATTTCACCGAGAATCTGCTCGATGTCGTCTAAGCCGAGCATCTCGCGGGTCTCGTCGTCGAAGTCGAGACTGGAGAGTTGGTCTGCGCTGACCTGAACGTCGCTGCCAGTGAGGTGTTTGCCGTACCGGGAGAACAGGGAGGTGAGTTCCTGGGGCAGGACGAAGGTAGTCGATTCGCTCTGACCGATGGCTTCGAGCGTTTCGAGGCCCTTGTCGATGACGGCGCGCTCGCCCATCGATTCTGCGGCTTTTGCCCGCAGGACGGTCGAAATCGCGTCACCCTGTGCTTCGAGAATCTGACTCTGTTTTGCACCTTGCGCGCGGATGATGTTCGACTGCTTGTCACCCTCTGCGCGCTCGATGGCGCTGCGACGTTCACCCTGTGCTTCGAGAATCATCGCACGACGGCGACGCTCGGCGGAGGTCTGTTGCTCCATCGCTTGCTGGACGTCGGCGCTCGGATTGACCTCACGCACCTCGACGCTCTCGACGCGAATCCCCCACTCGTCGGTGGGTTCGTCGAGTTCGCGGCGGATGCGCGCGTTGATTTCCTGACGCTTGTTCAGCGTCTCGTCGAGTTCCATGTCACCCAGCACGGCGCGGAGGGTGGTCTGGGCGAGGTTGGAAACGGCGGTTTTGTAGTCTTCGACTTCGAGGAACGCCTTCTTCGCGTCCATCACCTTGATGTAGACGACGGCGTCCGCGGTCACAGGCGAGTTGTCGCGCGTGATGGCTTCCTGACGCGGGACGTCGAGCGTCTGGGTACGCATGTCGAAAGAGTAGGTCCGCGAGACGAACGGCGGAATGAACGAGATACCGGGTTCGAGCAGGCGGCGGTACTCACCGAACACCGTCAGCGCGCGTTTTTCGTACGCGTTGACGATTTCCACCATCTGGTAGACGATGATGATGGCGAGTAAGAGCGCCACGATGGCTCCAATCGAGAGCCCGATGCTCGGTCCCAGTCCTTGGAGGGGGGTTACAGGGAGCATATGTGAATCTCTAGAAGGGTAGGTTAAAAAGGGTTCCTCCGAAAATTGCCCGCGACTACCGTATTTTTCGCCGTTTCGCGCTCAAATTGCGTCCGATTCTGACTCTTTTTCGACGCGTTCTGCTTCTTGTCGTCCTTTCGCGAGTTCGCGGTCGATGTCGTCTTCGATGACTTCGAGCGATTCGACGGTGATGACGTTGCCGCCGCCGGGGTCTACGACCATAATTTCAGTTCCCTCTGGAATCGTCCCGTGGACCGAACGAGCGGCGTAGAAGGGATTGAAGCCGCCGGCGTCGAGTTTCACCTCGCCCGAGGTGTTCGTCACCGTCTCCGTCACGCGGCCGGTCTGGCCCTTGAGCGACATCGAATCGCTCGTCTGGCCAGTCCCCTTGCCGCCGTAGATATCGAGGTTCCGGTACGCCCAGAGGGCGGCCCCGCCGGTACCGAGGACGAGCGCGGCGAGGACGAACGGCATGAGGGCGGGGGCGACGACCGACCCGAGGGCGAGGCCGATGAGCCCAGACACGAGCAGAGCGACCCCGAGGACGATGAAGTGGGCACCCGGAGCCAGCGCTTCTGCGACGACGAGAATCGTGCCCGCGACGACGAGCAACAGCGAGAGGGACTGGTCGAGCAGCTCTACCATACCCCATCTTGGCGGGCGTTGTGGATTAACGTTTGGCCTACAGGACCAACCGAGAGAGGGCGAACAGCGCGAGCAACGCACCGAGGACGACGAATGCGATGTGTTCTGGCTTCGGGGATCCTGGGGTCAAATCCTCCACTGCAGTCTCCCCGTCGTCTTCCAGATCTTCGAGTTCGTATTTCCAGTCGCCATCAGACATATACCCTCAACTAGTGGCCCCCGCCTCAAAAGGGCTCCCGTCGCGGCCCGCGCAGGACGTTGCCCTCGTAGACGACGCCGCGTTCCGCATCGAGGGTGACTGTCGTCCCGTCGGCGACGGCGAGTTCCGCGTCACTCACCATCGGCACGTCCAGTTCACGCGCAACGAGCGCCGGGTAACCTGTCAATCCCGGCTGTTTCGCGACGATACCACCAATGACCGAAAGGTCGCCGTCGAACTGGTCGTCGAATTCGTCGGGAAGCACGACGATGGAACCCGGTTTCACCGACGAGAGGTCGCCCGAAGACAGCGTGACCGCAGGACCGACCGCCCGGCCGACGTGAACGCTGCGACCCGTCGCAATCGGTTCGGCGGCGACGTGGACCTTGAGCATGTTCGTCGAGCGGCCTTCGAGTTCGCTCATCATGCCGGACACCACGACCACGGTGTCTCCGCTTTCGGCGACGCCTGCATCGAGGGCGGCCTGTGCGGCGCGGTCGATGATGGTTCCGACGCCTTCGCTCGCGCCCAAATCGACGTACTGCGGGATGACGCCCGCAGAGAGCGCGAGCTGGCGGCGAACCACGTCGTTCGGCGTCGCGGCCACGACGGGTACCTCTGGACGGAACTTCGCCGTCTTGAGCGCGGTGTACCCGGATTCGGAGGCCACGACCACCGCGCTCGCGCCGACGTCGCGGGCGAGGTAGCGAGCGGAGCGCGAGAGGGCTTCGGCGCGAGATTCTCCAGCCTTCGGGATGCGCTGTTCGCGTCCCTCCACGTAGTCGTCGCTCGATTCGGCCTCGCGGATGATACGGTCCATCGTTTCGACCACGCGCACGGGATGGTCGCCGACGGCGGTTTCGGCGGAGAGCATGACGGCGTCCGTCCCGTCGAGGACGGCGTTCGCCACGTCGGAGGCTTCGGCGCGGGTTGGCCGCCGGGAGTGAATCATCGAATCGAGCATCTCCGTGGCCGTGATGACGGGCACGCCCGCCTCACGGCAGGTGCGGATGATGCGCTTCTGGATGATTGGCACGTCCTCCATCGGGCACTCGACGCCTAAATCGCCGCGGGCGACCATGATGCCGTAGGCGGCTTCGACGATTTCTTCGAGGTTGTCCACCGCGTCTGCGCGTTCGATTTTCGCGATGACGGGGATGGCCGCTCCGCGGTTTTCGAGTTCCTCGCGGACGGTGTAGATGTCCGCTGCGTTCCCGACGAAACTCGCGGCGACGAAGTCGACGCCCGCCTCGACAGCGAGGTCGAGTTCGCGGCGGTCGTCCTCGGTGAGCGCGTCGAGGCCTAAATCGACGCCGGGAACGTTCACGCCCTTGCGGCCTTTGAGTTCGCCGCCACTTTCGACGCGGGCGGTGACGGTATCTTCGCCCACCGACTGGACGACCGTCTCGATGCGCCCGTCGTCGAGGAGAACGCGGTCGCCCGCAGAGACACCCTCGATACTCACAGAGAGGCCGACGCGCTCGGGAGTGGCGTCGTCGGCCTCGTAGAACTCGATGGTAGACCCAGTTTCGAGGAAGATAGGGTCGTCGAGGGGTGCGGTGCGGACCTCCGGCCCGGCGAGGTCGAGGAGCGCGGAGACGGGTTCCGCGGTCGCTTCGTCCACCTGCTGGACGGTCTGTATCAGGTCCTTTCGCACGTCGGTCGAACCGTGGCTCGTGTTCAAACGGGCGACGGACATCCCCGCGTCGGCGAGGTCACGGATGACGCCGGGGTCAGAAGAGGCGGGCCCGAGCGTGCAGACGATTTTCGCATTGCGCATTACTCGAAGCGAGGAGACGACGAACGAAAAAATTTGGGAGAGTCACCACAGGTTCGTGTAGGCGTTGTGGATGAGCGCGATACAGATGCAGATGGTGCCGAGGGCGAGGCCCACGTCGGTAATCGGGAGCGTCGCGGCAGATTCGACCTGCATCCCGAGTCCCACGGCTGAGAGGATGATAGCGACGAAACATGCAACGATGATGAGCCGGGGAAAGGCAATCGCTTGGCGGATGGACATACGCGAACTATCCCATCAACCAACAAATAGGTGCTGACGCGAGTCGCGAGTTACGCGATTTTCGTGCCCGGTTTCGCGTCGCCGAGCGTGGTCAGCAGGTCGGCCTGGTCGCCTGCGGCAAGTAGCATGCCGTTGGATTCGACGCCGAACAGTTCGGCCTTTTCTAAGTTGGCGACGATGATGACACGCTCGCCCACGAGGTCGTCCACGTCGTGCAGTTCCTTGATGCCCGCGACGATTTGGCGGGTTTCGAGGCCGATGTCCACTTCGAGACGGACGAGTTTGTCGGAGCCCTCGATTGGCTCTGCGAGTTCGATTTCCCCGACGCGGAGGTCGAGGGCGAGGAAGTCGTCGAAACTGATGCGGTCGTCTGCGATGGGTTCGAGTTCGGTCATTTCGGAATCGTCGTCTTCGTCTGGGTCGTCTGCGGTCGCTTCTGCGATGCGCTGGTCGAGTTTCGCGTTCAGGTCTTCGACGCGCTCGTCCGGAATCTTCTCGAAGAGTTCGCTCGGCGCGTCGAAGTCGGCCTGCGGCGCGTCGAGGGCGGCGTCGAGGCCCACGTCGTGAACCGAGCCATCTTCGCCGAGTTGGCTCCAGAGGTTCTCCGCCTTCTCCGGGAGGGCGGGTGCGAGGAGCACGGCGAGCGCCTTCGAAAGCTGGACACAGTCGTAGATGACCTGTGCGGCTTTTTCGGGGTCGTCGTCGGTGAGTTTCCACGGTTCGTTGCGCTGGATGTACTCGTTGCCGAACTGGGCGAGGCGCACGCCCGCGGTGGTCGCCTGCCGGATGGAGTAGTCGTTCAGCCCCTCGCTGAACTCGGTGATGGCCTGCTCGATACGCGCTCGGACTTCCTCGGAGAGGTCAGCCTCCGGCGTGCCCTCGTAGTTGCGGTGGGCGAACAGCAGCGAGCGGTAGAGGAAGTTCCCGACCGTGCCCACGAGTTCCGAATTGACGCGCTCCTGGAAGCGCTCCCACGAGAAGTTGATGTCCTGCTGGAAGCGGCTGCCCGTGGCGATGTAGAATCGCAGCAAGTCTGGGTGGAAGCCCTCTGCGAGGTACTCGTCGGCCCAGACGGCCCGGCCACGCGAGGTCGAGAAGCCCTTGCCGTCCAAGTTCACGAAGCCACTCGCCATGACGGCGCGCGGTTCGTTGTAGCCTGCGCCGTGGAGCATCGCCGGCCAGAAGATGGTGTGGTGCTGGATGATGTCGCGGCCAATGACGTGGACGATTTCGCCGTTCTCTTTCCACGTCTCCTCCCAGTCGTACTCGTCCGTGCCGACACGCTCGCTGTACTGCTTCGTCGAGGCGATGTACTCGATTGGTGCGTCCACCCAGACGTAGAGAACGAGGTCCTCGGCCCCTTCTCCTGGGTAGTCGATACCCCAGTCCATATCGCGGGTGATACACCAGTCCTGGAGTTCGCCCTCGATCCACTCGCGTGGCTGGTTGCGGGCGTTGTCGGTGCCTTCTAAGCGGTCGATGAATCCCTGAAGGTACTCCTGCAGTTCGTTCAGGTTGAAGAACTTGTGCGGCCGGGAGCGGTACTCCGCCGGGTTCCCGGTGATGATGCTCGTTGGGTTCTCGATTTCACCCGGCTCCAGATGGCGGCCACAGCCCTCGTCACACTCGTCGCCGCGGGCGGTTTCCCCACAGTAGGGACACGTCCCCGTGACGTAGCGGTCGGGCAGCGCCTGGTCTTCCTCTGGGTCCCACGCGACCATAATCTCCTTCTCGTAGATGTAGCCCTCCTCGTCCAGTTTGCGGACGATTTCCTGGGTGAGTTCCGTGTTGGTCTCGTCGTGGGTGTGGCCGTAGTTGTCGAAGGCGATGTTGAACTTCGGGAACGTCGTCTCGTACTTCTCGTGGAAGCGCAGCGCGAACTCCTCGGGGGTGACGCCCTCCTTCCAGGCGTTTACGGCGACGGGCGTCCCGTGCATGTCGGAGCCGGAGACGAACGCCGTCTGTTGGCCGAGTTTGCGCAGGCCCCGCGAGTAGATGTCGCCGCCCACGTAGGTTCGCAGGTGGCCGATGTGCAGGTCGCCGTTGGCGTAGGGCAACCCGCAGGTCACCACGGCCTGGTTGTCCGTCGGGAACGAATCGTGACTCATATGCAATCCTCACTCTCGTGGCGGTGTAAAACCCGCCGATTTCGGTCGTATGTCATGTGTCGGTGTTGGGTACTGGTCGCTCGGCGATTCGAATATGAAGACTCGGGTTTCTGCCACGCATTCGCCGTATGAGGGCGCTCGGCGTGACGTCCTCCCGAAGACGGCTCCGAGACGGAGCGCGGGCTACATGCGCATCGAAAATCGGAACGGAACCGTCTGGGTCACACCACCTCGTAGTCCGCAATCGAATAAAAAGGTTCGCCGTTCAATCGGTAATTTCTATGCCGCCAAATGCAACAAATCCGGTGACGACGAGGTCCGGCGTTTCCCGATCTTCGGCCACCGGGTGGCGCATGCGCGAGTCTTCGACCGCCCCGAGGACGGGAAGCACTTCGAGGCGCACGTCCCACTCCGGGGGAACACGGAACTCTGCGCCCCCGAACAGCGTGGTGACGTTGAGCGTCGCAGGCCCGGCGAGTTGCGCGTCCCGCAGGTCGATGTCAGCGCCACCGAACACGGTCATCACGTCGCCGCCGATGAATGCAGGTGAGGCGAGGCGACGTTCGACGCCACCGAATAGCACCATCGCGTCGAGTCGGTTCAACCGTTCGACGGGGATGTTCCGGCGGCGATACCGACTCACCACGATACCTCCACCGATGAGGATGAGGCCGAGGGGCCACCACTGCCCGATGACGGCCTCCGAGAGAACGTCGAGGACCAGCAATTGGACGGTTCCCGCGACGACGATGAGGACGAGCGGCCCGACGAGGTTTCGGAGGCGACTGCGGACGATTGCCCACAGGCCGATGAGGACGAACACCGACGGGACGAACTGCCAGATGCGGCCCGTGTCGTACAGCCCCGTGGTCTGGACGAGTAACAGGAGGCCGATGACGATGAGTACCCCACCCGTGAGCAATTGCCCTGACAATCTGCGGCGACTGGCTGCCATGCTCTAGAACTTGGTCGCCACGGAGCCTAAGCGTGCCTCTCAGGTAACCGACGTGAACGCGCCGATGACTCCAAGGGTGAATAGGAGGCGTCCAACGCTGCCCGCGAACGTAGCGACGGCGAACTTCACGTAGTCCTCTTCGAGCACGGTGAAAGCGTAAATCGAGAGGGTGTCGGGGAAGCCCGGCACCGAAAGTGCGAGGGCGAGGCCGACGAAGCCAAATCGCTTCGCGAGTTCGACGATTCGCCGCTCCGACCACGCGACGATATTGATGCCGGAGCGTTCGAGTGCCCGGATGATGGGGCCTGACTGTTTTGCCTGGTGCCCGATGTGGAACGCGAAGACGCTCCCTGCGGCCTTGCCGAGCCCGCTCGCGACGATGATGAGCGCGAGTTCAGCACTGTCTGGCAGGCCCAGTTTGAGCGGTGCGCCGAGGACGATTTCGCTCGGGAGCGGTAACACGACGGCGATGAGAAA
This sequence is a window from Haladaptatus sp. QDMS2. Protein-coding genes within it:
- a CDS encoding TRAM domain-containing protein; translation: MEISDKLLCLFSADVTVTDDKYVVEIPRREIETGSIEAGETYRVALISRHEAEESSSSDAGESASSGSTVSSEPQPPVEIGEIRYVEIEDIGKQGDGIARVERGYVIIVPGAEVGERVKIEVSEVKSNFAVGEIIDDDVL
- the pyk gene encoding pyruvate kinase; the protein is MRNAKIVCTLGPASSDPGVIRDLADAGMSVARLNTSHGSTDVRKDLIQTVQQVDEATAEPVSALLDLAGPEVRTAPLDDPIFLETGSTIEFYEADDATPERVGLSVSIEGVSAGDRVLLDDGRIETVVQSVGEDTVTARVESGGELKGRKGVNVPGVDLGLDALTEDDRRELDLAVEAGVDFVAASFVGNAADIYTVREELENRGAAIPVIAKIERADAVDNLEEIVEAAYGIMVARGDLGVECPMEDVPIIQKRIIRTCREAGVPVITATEMLDSMIHSRRPTRAEASDVANAVLDGTDAVMLSAETAVGDHPVRVVETMDRIIREAESSDDYVEGREQRIPKAGESRAEALSRSARYLARDVGASAVVVASESGYTALKTAKFRPEVPVVAATPNDVVRRQLALSAGVIPQYVDLGASEGVGTIIDRAAQAALDAGVAESGDTVVVVSGMMSELEGRSTNMLKVHVAAEPIATGRSVHVGRAVGPAVTLSSGDLSSVKPGSIVVLPDEFDDQFDGDLSVIGGIVAKQPGLTGYPALVARELDVPMVSDAELAVADGTTVTLDAERGVVYEGNVLRGPRREPF
- a CDS encoding winged helix-turn-helix transcriptional regulator produces the protein MSGGQNVDESKRATLKRFAALGAASPLARLVDSGRDTGDSDAREAIAGYLAATPGAHFSKIRDDLKLGTGETQHHLRRLLEAGAVESRRDGDYKRFFPANQFSDFEQVALGYLRRDTPRGMLIALLRDPEISASSLADSLDVSRPTVSKYAAELERAGVLSRADGYALEKPETLLTLLVRYANSFDEQAAAFAADAASLIRYDPKR
- a CDS encoding YkgJ family cysteine cluster protein, translated to MQSLEAELEDARALSISELADAIESIGFECTRCGACCKADDADPHTATIFPDEVRDIQQTHEYDWRDVARPMPYGLDEAGAGETFEWAIQTTGCGDCSFYVEEDGVGACSIHDDRPLICQTYPFSVALGGTSQPMGEAVDQQGMVRAHECEGLGRDISRAEAEELAAALKERAIRELEEAVGVRDNYAVTNPADEDVVVHDSEGAKRADGTPIEE
- a CDS encoding SPFH domain-containing protein; translation: MVEIVNAYEKRALTVFGEYRRLLEPGISFIPPFVSRTYSFDMRTQTLDVPRQEAITRDNSPVTADAVVYIKVMDAKKAFLEVEDYKTAVSNLAQTTLRAVLGDMELDETLNKRQEINARIRRELDEPTDEWGIRVESVEVREVNPSADVQQAMEQQTSAERRRRAMILEAQGERRSAIERAEGDKQSNIIRAQGAKQSQILEAQGDAISTVLRAKAAESMGERAVIDKGLETLEAIGQSESTTFVLPQELTSLFSRYGKHLTGSDVQVSADQLSSLDFDDETREMLGLDDIEQILGEIDQEAEVDIEAMEEAAQAVKAGSADMQSIDKAIEEMDSKLDKDLDKDKSKLESDESVEKEPEAGSE
- a CDS encoding MBL fold metallo-hydrolase, producing the protein MDPVARIPVSVATYASEGATNAYVVGTNGAILVDPAARSDDLDREVAKRRVKHVLVTHTHPDHVGAVAAYAEECGATVWARRGREAAFEQATGIDPDRTFVEGTTLTTQSRDEVTVLDTPGHARDHVALATDHGIFSGDLAVQEGSVVVAAGEGDVRAYLTALRRLAARNPPRLYPGHGLIIENVRETCERLIRHRLDREKRVLAAVREGATSLDAITDAAYDKDISAVRSLAEGTVAAHLEKLDVEHKLSWDGTRATPR
- a CDS encoding MFS transporter, giving the protein MTSTASARRPWLALAGCAIVSIGFNAYLFAPASILPSFVTAFAIDKPAAGLAISVVFLAWALFQIPSGFLMDRYDNRRLVLAGAVLFLGVSAASLVTTTYPAFLATRFVGGIAAVFLWTANANIVSQSFPPQRRALGTSLFVASAPAGVTLAQAAGPTLVPFLGWQGVVAVYGVVTLCGLPLFVWALDQPVRNESALSAGNFVAALGNRRVLAIALSSFCAYSLFVFLNSWMPTYATEVVGVDIAVAGALTALVPAMGLVARPGGGWLSDRLGGRRRPVIVAAFLLVVPALVGAGLSTSVVGFAAALLLAGIGSQLGTGVFYVFVEEVAPTESAGTSLSVLMTLSITGSLVAPVAAGWLVETLSWTTAFVVAGLVAACGIAAVARLPKSATGP
- a CDS encoding NfeD family protein, whose amino-acid sequence is MVELLDQSLSLLLVVAGTILVVAEALAPGAHFIVLGVALLVSGLIGLALGSVVAPALMPFVLAALVLGTGGAALWAYRNLDIYGGKGTGQTSDSMSLKGQTGRVTETVTNTSGEVKLDAGGFNPFYAARSVHGTIPEGTEIMVVDPGGGNVITVESLEVIEDDIDRELAKGRQEAERVEKESESDAI